A stretch of Ipomoea triloba cultivar NCNSP0323 chromosome 13, ASM357664v1 DNA encodes these proteins:
- the LOC116001243 gene encoding uncharacterized protein LOC116001243 — translation MEGSLGASSNCSGSSTVRRKCYLYGECISVEVCGCGQEMVLRTSWTNENPGRRYWECSRHKDGFMRWYDPPMCPRSKRIIPGLLRRINKIEEENVKLKSKLRSLGKILKSNIFVGVENAHP, via the exons ATGGAAGGCTCTCTTGGTGCATCCTCAAACTGTTCTGGTTCTTCAACTGTTAGGAGGAAGTGCTATTTGTATGGAGAATGCATTTCGGTTGAAGTTTGTGGATGCGGTCAAGAAATGGTTTTGAGAACATCTTGGACAAATGAAAACCCGGGTAGGAGGTATTGGGAATGTTCAAGACATAAG GATGGATTCATGAGGTGGTATGATCCACCAATGTGCCCTAGATCAAAGAGGATTATACCTGGGCTTTTGAGGAGAATTaacaaaattgaagaagaaaatgtaaAGTTAAAATCGAAGCTGAGAAGTCTCGGGAAGATACTGAAATCAAATATATTCGTAGGAGTGGAAAATGCACATCCATGA